One Aegilops tauschii subsp. strangulata cultivar AL8/78 chromosome 7, Aet v6.0, whole genome shotgun sequence genomic window carries:
- the LOC109770786 gene encoding protein LYK5-like, with amino-acid sequence MAIAIAVHHLLLALALFPLTAAQQEYQANGQSDCYVNNGSSVLGYTCTNTSSSPPACATYVAFRSDLPSFGSPITVAYLLNASAPAVAAANNVPVASLVRNNTLLLVPVPCACTAAGRYQHDTAYAVQYAHETYFSIANYTYQGLSTCQALMAQNPARDSDIYPGVALTVPLRCACPSVAQAAAGVRYLVTYVLDWDDYALTVAQRFGADYQALLRANSIDEDTTVYPFTTMLVPLKDPPTSQMAVVLPPPAPASDLVPTASSSESSRWWVNVGAGAGCSALALGVVLALFLLWRQCWRHSDRNTKTTPWQAPAKGALMWPTVEAVDVREAVWSLTVHDYGDLERATSGFSEEHRIGYSSVYRAVINGGTAAVKRVPGDDMGAEAEVSVLGRLNHSSLIRLSGLCMHGGNTYMVFEFAENGALRDWLHIHAGGEVLGWSHRVQVALDVAAGLNYLHNYTDPPYVHRNLKSSNILLDACFRAKLSNFGLARAITIDDDAEDGGLWMTRHMVGTQGYLAPEYVEHGLIGPQLDVFAFGVVLLQLLSGKEAAVAPPDNDGKVVLLWEEAEGLGRLGEGDGAKDDLIDRVTAFIDGRLHGQYPFDVAAAMLASALRCVAREPRARPPMAKVLLSLSGMYSTIGP; translated from the coding sequence ATGGCCATTGCCATCGCcgtccaccacctcctcctcgcgCTGGCGCTGTTCCCGCTCACGGCAGCGCAGCAGGAGTACCAGGCCAATGGTCAGTCCGACTGCTACGTCAACAACGGTAGCTCCGTGCTCGGCTACACCTGCACCAACACCTCCAGCTCCCCGCCGGCATGCGCCACCTACGTCGCCTTCCGCTCCGACCTGCCCAGCTTCGGCTCCCCCATCACCGTCGCCTACCTCCTCAACGCCAGCGCGCCTGCCGTCGCCGCGGCCAACAACGTGCCCGTCGCCTCCCTGGTCCGGAACAACACCCTGCTCCTCGTCCCCGTCCCCTGCGCCTGCACGGCCGCCGGCCGCTACCAGCACGACACCGCCTACGCCGTCCAGTACGCCCACGAGACCTACTTCTCCATCGCCAACTACACGTACCAGGGGCTCTCCACCTGCCAGGCGCTCATGGCGCAGAACCCCGCGCGCGACAGCGACATCTACCCCGGCGTGGCGCTCACCGTGCCGCTCCGCTGCGCGTGCCCGTCCGTCGCGCAGGCCGCGGCTGGGGTCAGGTACCTCGTCACCTACGTCCTCGACTGGGACGACTACGCGCTCACCGTCGCTCAACGCTTCGGCGCGGACTACCAGGCCCTGCTTCGTGCCAACAGCATCGACGAGGACACCACCGTGTACCCGTTCACCACCATGCTCGTTCCGCTAAAGGACCCGCCCACGTCTCAAATGGCGGTAGTCTTGCCGCCACCCGCACCGGCATCTGATTTGGTCCCGACGGCCAGTTCCAGTGAATCCAGCCGGTGGTGGGTCAACGTCGGCGCTGGTGCTGGATGCAGCGCTCTTGCTTTGGGTGTCGTGCTCGCTCTCTTCTTGCTATGGCGTCAGTGCTGGCGGCACAGCGACCGAAACACGAAGACCACCCCATGGCAGGCTCCGGCGAAGGGAGCCTTGATGTGGCCGACGGTGGAGGCAGTGGACGTGCGCGAGGCGGTGTGGTCGCTGACCGTGCACGACTACGGGGATCTAGAGAGGGCTACGTCAGGCTTCTCGGAGGAGCATCGTATCGGGTACTCGTCCGTCTACCGCGCGGTGATCAACGGCGGCACCGCGGCCGTGAAGCGCGTGCCCGGCGACGACATGGGCGCTGAGGCTGAGGTGAGCGTCCTGGGGCGCCTCAACCACTCGAGCCTCATCCGGCTGTCCGGCCTCTGCATGCACGGCGGCAACACGTACATGGTGTTCGAGTTCGCGGAGAACGGCGCCCTCAGAGACTGGCTCCACATCCatgccggcggcgaggtgctcggGTGGAGCCACCGCGTGCAGGTGGCGCTGGACGTGGCAGCCGGGCTCAACTACCTGCACAACTACACCGACCCTCCCTACGTGCACAGGAATCTCAAGAGCAGCAACATCCTCCTCGACGCGTGCTTCCGCGCCAAGCTCTCAAACTTCGGCCTCGCGCGCGCGATCACCATCGACGACGACGCCGAGGACGGCGGCCTGTGGATGACCCGGCACATGGTGGGCACGCAGGGTTATCTAGCGCCTGAGTACGTGGAGCACGGGCTGATCGGCCCCCAGCTCGACGTGTTCGCGTTCGGCGTCGTCCTGCTTCAGCTCTTGTCAGGAAAGGAGGCGGCGGTGGCACCACCAGACAACGACGGGAAGGTTGTGCTGCTTTGGGAGGAGGCGGAagggctgggccggctgggcgAGGGCGACGGCGCCAAGGACGACCTGATCGACAGGGTGACGGCGTTCATCGACGGCCGGCTGCACGGGCAGTACCCGTTTGACGTGGCTGCCGCCATGCTCGCGTCGGCGTTGAGGTGCGTGGCTCGGGAGCCCCGGGCGCGGCCGCCCATGGCCAAGGTGCTCCTTTCGCTGTCGGGGATGTACAGTACAATTGGACCCTGA
- the LOC109770802 gene encoding mitochondrial carrier protein CoAc2, translating into MAYEEYRRWIILGFPNVQQGPVLDLVAGSIAGGTAVVSTYPLDLVRTKLAYQVKGAVNLSLRESKPSEQVYKGILHCLKTIYRQNGLKGLYCGMAPSLYGIFPYSGLKFYFYEKMKTHVPEEHRKDIIPKLACGSVAGLLGQTITYPLDVVRRQMQVQALSSSNLVKGKETFRSLAMIVKHQGWKQLFSGLSINYLKVVPSAALGFTVYDSMRDWLNVPSREQAPVVVPVLSEDGSDAAPVHSS; encoded by the exons ATGGCATACGAAGAGTATCGCCGATGGATCATTCTTGGTTTTCCTAATGTTCAACAAGGGCCTGTTCTTGATCTAGTGGCTGGATCAATAGCTGGAGGAACAGCAGTCGTGTCCACATATCCGCTTGATCTGGTTCGCACGAAGTTGGCTTATCAG GTCAAAGGTGCAGTGAACCTCAGTTTAAGAGAATCTAAGCCCTCAGAACAGGTTTACAAAGGGATCCTTCATTGTTTGAAAACAATTTACAGGCAAAATGGCTTGAAAGGCCTATACTGTGGCATGG CTCCATCATTATATGGAATCTTCCCTTATTCCGGTCTTAAATTCTATTTCTATGAGAAGATGAAGACTCATGTTCCTGAAGAGCACAGAAAAGATATTATACCAAAACTTGCTTGTGGGTCAGTTGCTGGTTTGTTAGGACAGACAATAACGTATCCCCTTGATGTCGTTAGGCGGCAAATGCAG GTTCAGGCGCTCTCATCGTCCAACCTCGTAAAGGGGAAAGAAACATTTAGAAGCCTTGCTATGATAGTGAAACATCAAGGTTGGAAGCAACTGTTTTCAGGACTATCTATCAACTATTTGAAG GTTGTCCCATCGGCAGCCCTAGGGTTTACTGTGTACGATTCCATGAGGGATTGGCTTAATGTTCCATCTAGAGAGCAAGCGCCTGTGGTTGTCCCTGTGTTATCAGAAGACGGAAGTGATGCTGCCCCTGTTCACTCCAGTTAG